One window from the genome of Streptomyces cadmiisoli encodes:
- a CDS encoding ABC transporter ATP-binding protein, whose product MADNTRPANEQIPTVVADHVDIVYRVNGTGGGRGSATAALNRIMRRKQSEKASGVRTVHAVRDVSFVAYRGEAIGLIGTNGSGKSTLLKAVAGLLPVENGRIYTDGQPSLLGVNAALMNDLTGERNVHLGGLAMGMSREQVRERYQEIVDFSGINEKGDFITLPMRTYSSGMAARLRFSIAAAKDHDVLLIDEALATGDRSFQKRSEARIRELRKQAGTVFLVSHSNKSIRDTCDRVLWLERGELRMDGPTDDVMKAYETFTGDRAVKPKPKAKPKPKPKATTEPATDPKPTTEAAADAKPTTEAAEPKPQAAEPGPQAAEPKVAQPS is encoded by the coding sequence GTGGCTGACAACACCCGACCCGCCAACGAGCAGATCCCCACCGTCGTCGCCGACCACGTCGACATCGTCTACCGCGTCAACGGCACCGGCGGCGGCCGCGGCTCCGCCACCGCCGCGCTCAACCGCATCATGCGCCGCAAGCAGTCCGAGAAGGCCTCCGGCGTCCGCACGGTGCACGCCGTACGGGACGTCTCCTTCGTCGCGTACCGCGGTGAGGCGATCGGCCTGATCGGCACCAACGGGTCCGGCAAGTCGACCCTGCTCAAGGCCGTCGCCGGCCTGCTGCCGGTGGAGAACGGCCGTATCTACACCGACGGCCAGCCCTCCCTCCTCGGCGTCAACGCGGCCCTGATGAACGACCTGACCGGCGAGCGCAACGTCCACCTCGGCGGCCTGGCCATGGGGATGTCCCGCGAGCAGGTCAGGGAGCGCTACCAGGAGATCGTCGACTTCTCCGGCATCAACGAGAAGGGCGACTTCATCACCCTCCCGATGCGCACGTACTCCTCCGGTATGGCCGCCCGGCTGCGCTTCTCCATCGCCGCCGCCAAGGACCACGACGTCCTCCTCATCGACGAGGCCCTCGCCACCGGCGACCGCTCCTTCCAGAAGCGCTCCGAGGCCCGCATCCGGGAACTGCGCAAGCAGGCCGGCACGGTCTTCCTGGTCAGCCACAGCAACAAGTCCATCCGCGACACCTGTGACCGCGTGCTGTGGCTGGAGCGTGGCGAACTCCGCATGGACGGCCCCACGGACGACGTCATGAAGGCGTACGAGACGTTCACCGGGGACCGCGCCGTCAAGCCGAAGCCCAAGGCCAAGCCCAAGCCGAAGCCGAAGGCCACGACGGAGCCGGCAACCGACCCGAAGCCCACCACCGAGGCGGCGGCCGACGCGAAGCCCACCACTGAGGCGGCGGAGCCGAAACCTCAGGCGGCGGAACCCGGGCCCCAGGCGGCGGAGCCGAAGGTGGCGCAGCCTTCCTGA
- a CDS encoding ABC transporter permease, with the protein MSQVLDTPPPTTAPTAAVPADDDRVALAARHGLAVSGARPTLPQYVRELWARRHFIAAFSTAKLTAQYSQAKLGQVWQVMTPLLNAAVYYLIFGVLLQTKKGVPDYVPFLVTGVFIWTFTQSSILAGTRAISGNLGLVRALHFPRASLPISFCLQQLQQLMFSMAALAVILLVFGVPVAASWLLAIPALVLQFTFNAGVSMIMARVGAKTPDIAQLMPFVLRTWMYVSGVMWSIDHLLSRHDGLPSWVGPVLQLNPAAIYIDLMRFALIDSFQAGQLPPHVWLIATGWALLAGVGGFIYFWKAEETYGRG; encoded by the coding sequence GTGAGCCAGGTCCTCGACACACCGCCTCCGACGACGGCCCCCACGGCGGCGGTCCCGGCCGACGACGACCGGGTGGCGCTCGCCGCCCGGCACGGTCTCGCGGTGAGCGGAGCACGCCCCACCCTGCCGCAGTACGTCCGTGAGCTGTGGGCCCGCCGCCACTTCATCGCGGCGTTCTCCACGGCCAAGCTCACCGCCCAGTACAGCCAGGCGAAGCTGGGTCAGGTCTGGCAGGTGATGACCCCGCTGCTGAACGCGGCCGTCTACTACCTGATCTTCGGTGTACTGCTCCAGACCAAGAAGGGCGTGCCGGACTACGTCCCGTTCCTGGTCACGGGCGTGTTCATCTGGACCTTCACCCAGAGTTCGATCCTGGCCGGCACCCGCGCCATCTCCGGCAACCTCGGCCTGGTGCGGGCCCTGCACTTCCCGCGGGCCTCGCTGCCGATCTCCTTCTGTCTCCAGCAGCTCCAGCAGCTGATGTTCTCGATGGCGGCCCTGGCCGTCATCCTGCTCGTCTTCGGCGTACCGGTCGCCGCGTCCTGGCTGCTGGCGATCCCGGCCCTGGTGCTCCAGTTCACCTTCAACGCGGGCGTCTCGATGATCATGGCCCGAGTCGGGGCGAAGACACCGGACATCGCGCAGCTGATGCCGTTCGTCCTGCGCACCTGGATGTACGTGTCCGGCGTGATGTGGAGCATCGACCACCTGCTCAGCCGGCACGACGGGCTGCCGTCCTGGGTCGGGCCGGTGCTCCAGCTCAACCCGGCCGCCATCTACATCGACCTGATGCGCTTCGCGCTGATCGACAGCTTCCAGGCCGGCCAACTGCCGCCGCACGTCTGGCTGATCGCGACGGGCTGGGCCCTGCTCGCCGGCGTCGGAGGCTTCATCTACTTCTGGAAGGCTGAGGAGACGTACGGCCGTGGCTGA
- a CDS encoding TetR/AcrR family transcriptional regulator produces MTTNAEEPKPRPRRRAPAGAAVLREDVTEAIRAAVFEELAAVGYARMSIEGIARRAGVGKTAVYRRWRSKLHLVLDVVSAIAVQGLPVPDTGSLEGDLRLLYEVTSRALRHPVASQIIPDLQAEAARNPEIAEALQKALREGQAGVASKIVAAAQERGEVRGGVDEELALDMISGPLYWRSVVIRSPKLPKGYLASLARATAAAVTAL; encoded by the coding sequence ATGACGACGAACGCCGAGGAGCCCAAGCCGCGACCGCGCCGCCGGGCCCCCGCAGGGGCCGCCGTCCTCCGCGAGGACGTGACGGAGGCGATCCGCGCGGCCGTCTTCGAGGAACTCGCCGCCGTCGGCTACGCGCGGATGTCGATCGAGGGGATCGCCCGTCGCGCCGGTGTGGGGAAGACCGCGGTGTACCGGCGGTGGCGTTCCAAGCTGCATCTGGTGCTGGACGTCGTCTCCGCGATCGCGGTGCAAGGACTGCCCGTGCCGGACACGGGTTCGCTGGAGGGCGATCTGCGCCTGCTGTACGAGGTGACGTCCCGGGCGCTGCGGCACCCGGTGGCCTCGCAGATCATCCCCGACCTCCAGGCGGAGGCGGCCCGCAACCCGGAGATCGCCGAGGCGCTCCAGAAGGCGCTGCGGGAGGGGCAGGCGGGGGTCGCCAGCAAGATCGTGGCGGCGGCGCAGGAGCGCGGCGAGGTCCGTGGCGGCGTCGACGAGGAACTGGCGCTCGACATGATCTCGGGGCCGCTGTACTGGCGTTCCGTGGTGATCCGCAGCCCGAAACTGCCGAAGGGCTACCTGGCGTCCCTGGCGAGGGCGACGGCGGCGGCGGTCACGGCGCTCTGA
- the galE gene encoding UDP-glucose 4-epimerase GalE: MTWLITGGAGYIGAHVVRAMTEAGERAVVYDDLSTGIAGRVPAGVPLVVGSTLDEKLLGRVLAEHSVTGVVHLAAKKQVGESVDRPLHYYRENVEGLRVLLEAVTAAGVASFVFSSSAAVYGMPDVDLVTEQTPCVPMSPYGETKLAGEWLVRAAGRAAGLSTACLRYFNVAGAAAPDLADTGVFNLIPMVFERLTDGVPPRVFGDDYPTPDGTCIRDYIHVVDLAEAHVAVARALRATPGRDLTLNIGRGEGVSVREMIDRIHAVTGHQDPPVVTPRRPGDPARVVASAERVTTELGWKARHDVQDMITSAWQGWVHRHPEAARG, encoded by the coding sequence ATGACCTGGCTGATCACCGGAGGCGCCGGTTACATCGGGGCGCACGTCGTACGGGCGATGACCGAGGCCGGCGAACGGGCGGTCGTGTACGACGACCTGTCGACCGGCATCGCCGGGCGCGTACCGGCCGGGGTGCCGCTCGTGGTCGGCTCGACGCTGGACGAGAAGCTGCTCGGCCGTGTGCTCGCCGAGCACTCCGTCACGGGGGTCGTCCACCTCGCGGCGAAGAAGCAGGTCGGCGAGTCGGTGGACCGGCCGCTGCACTACTACCGGGAGAACGTCGAGGGCCTGCGCGTCCTGCTGGAGGCGGTGACGGCGGCGGGCGTGGCCTCCTTCGTGTTCTCCTCCTCGGCGGCCGTGTACGGCATGCCGGACGTGGACCTCGTGACGGAACAGACCCCGTGCGTGCCGATGAGCCCGTACGGCGAGACCAAGCTGGCCGGTGAGTGGCTGGTCCGGGCCGCGGGCAGGGCCGCCGGCCTGTCCACGGCGTGCCTGCGCTACTTCAATGTGGCCGGCGCGGCAGCACCGGACCTCGCGGACACCGGCGTCTTCAACCTGATCCCGATGGTCTTCGAGCGGCTCACGGACGGGGTGCCCCCGCGTGTCTTCGGCGACGACTACCCGACCCCGGACGGGACCTGCATCCGGGACTACATCCACGTCGTCGACCTCGCCGAGGCCCATGTGGCCGTCGCCCGCGCGCTGCGGGCCACCCCCGGCCGCGACCTCACGCTCAACATCGGCCGCGGTGAAGGCGTCTCCGTACGGGAGATGATCGACCGCATCCACGCCGTCACCGGCCACCAGGATCCGCCGGTCGTCACCCCGCGCCGCCCGGGTGACCCGGCCCGCGTCGTGGCCTCCGCCGAGCGCGTCACCACCGAACTGGGCTGGAAGGCCAGGCACGACGTCCAGGACATGATCACCTCGGCCTGGCAGGGCTGGGTGCACCGGCATCCCGAGGCGGCACGGGGGTAG
- a CDS encoding MarR family winged helix-turn-helix transcriptional regulator: MTTPPAADWLRLDQQICFSLNAASRAFGGVYRVILKDLGLTYPQYLVMLLLWEHGDLPVKKLGEHLRLDSGTLSPLLKRLEASGLVRRERSTEDERSVEVRLTEDGAALRGRALNVPLRIATATGFDIDEIRELRSRLDQLTSALDAAALTEAPDAPPA, from the coding sequence ATGACCACACCGCCCGCAGCAGACTGGCTCCGCCTCGACCAGCAGATCTGCTTCTCCCTGAACGCGGCGTCGCGCGCCTTCGGCGGGGTCTACCGCGTGATCCTCAAGGACCTCGGCCTGACCTACCCGCAGTACCTGGTGATGCTCCTGCTGTGGGAGCACGGCGACCTGCCGGTGAAGAAGCTGGGCGAGCACCTGCGGCTCGACTCCGGCACCCTCTCACCGCTCCTCAAACGGCTGGAGGCGAGCGGACTGGTGCGCCGGGAGCGCAGCACCGAGGACGAACGCTCGGTCGAGGTCCGGCTCACCGAGGACGGCGCCGCCCTGCGGGGGCGTGCGCTCAACGTGCCGCTCCGGATCGCCACGGCGACCGGTTTCGACATCGACGAGATCCGCGAGCTGCGCTCCCGCCTCGACCAGCTCACCTCGGCGCTCGACGCGGCGGCACTGACGGAGGCGCCGGACGCACCGCCGGCGTGA
- a CDS encoding organic hydroperoxide resistance protein, translating to MEALYTAVATSTHGREGRSVTSDGKLDLQMAVPEEMGGTGQGTNPEQLFAAGYSACFAGALGLVGRQAKIDVSDAAVTAEVGIGRQGEGFGLAVTLRVELPAHVDEATGRKLVETAHQVCPYSNATRGNIPVELVVE from the coding sequence ATGGAAGCGCTCTACACCGCTGTCGCCACCTCGACCCACGGCCGCGAGGGCCGCTCCGTCACCTCCGACGGCAAGCTCGACCTCCAGATGGCCGTTCCGGAGGAGATGGGCGGCACGGGTCAGGGCACCAACCCCGAGCAGCTGTTCGCCGCCGGCTACTCCGCCTGCTTCGCCGGCGCCCTCGGCCTGGTCGGCCGGCAGGCCAAGATCGATGTGAGCGACGCCGCCGTCACCGCCGAGGTCGGCATCGGCAGGCAGGGCGAGGGCTTCGGACTCGCCGTCACCCTCCGCGTCGAGCTGCCGGCGCACGTGGACGAGGCGACCGGCCGCAAGCTCGTCGAGACGGCCCACCAGGTCTGCCCGTACTCCAACGCCACCCGCGGCAACATCCCGGTCGAGCTCGTCGTCGAGTAA
- a CDS encoding carbohydrate ABC transporter permease: MTTESVKTTTAPAGAAPVSGRAKQSLGARLAERVSGGLVRVFLIVVGLFWLVPTIGLLLSSLRTPADMNESGWWTVFTEPAQLTFESYDKLLQNGDITDSLVNTALITVPATVLVVVIGSLAGYAFAWMEFPGRDWWFLAVVGLLVVPVQVALIPIAELFGAVGLFGSMLGVILFHVGFGLPFAVFLLRNFFAEIPRELLEAARLDGAGELRLFARVVMPLGGPAIASLGIFQFLWVWNDMLVALVFTDSGSQPITVALQTQVRQFGNNIDVLAPGAFISMVIPLAVFFAFQRQFVSGVMAGAVK, from the coding sequence ATGACCACGGAGTCCGTCAAGACGACCACGGCACCGGCCGGGGCGGCCCCGGTGTCCGGCAGGGCGAAACAGTCCCTCGGCGCGCGCCTCGCCGAGCGGGTCAGCGGCGGGCTGGTGCGCGTGTTCCTGATCGTCGTCGGCCTGTTCTGGCTCGTGCCGACCATCGGGCTGCTGCTGTCCTCGCTGCGCACCCCGGCGGACATGAACGAGAGCGGCTGGTGGACGGTGTTCACCGAGCCCGCCCAGCTCACCTTCGAGAGCTACGACAAGCTGCTCCAGAACGGCGACATCACCGACTCCCTGGTGAACACGGCGCTGATCACGGTCCCGGCGACCGTACTGGTCGTGGTCATCGGCTCGCTCGCGGGCTACGCGTTCGCGTGGATGGAGTTCCCCGGCCGCGACTGGTGGTTCCTCGCCGTGGTCGGGCTGCTGGTGGTGCCCGTGCAGGTGGCGCTGATCCCGATCGCCGAACTCTTCGGCGCCGTCGGGCTGTTCGGCTCGATGCTCGGCGTGATCCTGTTCCACGTCGGATTCGGTCTGCCGTTCGCGGTGTTCCTGCTGCGGAACTTCTTCGCGGAGATCCCGCGGGAACTGCTGGAGGCCGCCCGGCTGGACGGCGCCGGCGAACTGCGGCTGTTCGCCCGGGTGGTGATGCCACTGGGCGGGCCCGCGATCGCCAGCCTGGGCATCTTCCAGTTCCTCTGGGTGTGGAACGACATGCTGGTCGCGCTGGTGTTCACCGACTCCGGCAGCCAGCCGATCACGGTGGCGCTCCAGACGCAGGTACGGCAGTTCGGCAACAACATCGACGTCCTGGCGCCCGGCGCGTTCATCTCCATGGTGATCCCGCTGGCCGTGTTCTTCGCCTTCCAGCGGCAGTTCGTCTCCGGCGTGATGGCGGGTGCGGTGAAGTAG
- a CDS encoding carbohydrate ABC transporter permease yields MTGTRRTVAALFLLPALVLLGALVVYPIGYSVIRSFYDQSGDGFAGFDNYQALFTDDGIRAALKNNIIWVVFAPTVATALGLIFAVLTERVRWGTAFKLVVFMPMAISMLAAGIIFRLVYDQDPDKGIANAVWVGVHDTFAEASAFPKAHPGRQSPLEPAGGGAFVTKEPVRLGEPVALPLVGVAPDVMPDSAARAGTAQADPGKVTGTTWQDFTRGKGVGTLGAPDASELGYPGMRIEAVKDGRVVASATAADDGTFTLPAAADGALLRLPGDNFKQPYNGLDWLGPSLVTPAVIGSYIWMWAGFAMVLIAAGLAGMPRELLEAARVDGANEWQVFRRVTVPLLAPVLAVVAVTLMINVLKVFDLVFIIAPGSSQDDANVLALELYRKGFSEDQPGVASAIAVFLLLLVIPVMWFNIRRLRREARR; encoded by the coding sequence GTGACCGGCACCCGCCGGACCGTGGCGGCCCTGTTCCTGCTGCCCGCCCTGGTGCTGCTCGGCGCGCTCGTGGTCTACCCGATCGGGTACTCGGTCATCCGCAGCTTCTACGACCAGTCCGGTGACGGCTTCGCCGGATTCGACAACTACCAGGCGCTGTTCACCGACGACGGCATCCGCGCCGCGCTGAAGAACAACATCATCTGGGTGGTGTTCGCGCCGACGGTCGCGACCGCGCTCGGACTGATCTTCGCGGTACTGACCGAACGGGTGCGCTGGGGCACGGCGTTCAAACTGGTCGTCTTCATGCCGATGGCGATCTCCATGCTCGCGGCTGGCATCATCTTCCGGCTGGTGTACGACCAGGATCCGGACAAGGGCATCGCCAACGCGGTGTGGGTGGGGGTGCACGACACGTTCGCCGAGGCGTCGGCGTTCCCGAAGGCGCACCCCGGCCGCCAGTCGCCGCTGGAACCGGCCGGCGGCGGCGCCTTCGTCACCAAGGAGCCGGTCCGTCTGGGAGAGCCGGTCGCGCTCCCCCTGGTGGGTGTGGCCCCCGACGTGATGCCCGACAGCGCGGCGCGGGCCGGGACGGCGCAGGCCGACCCGGGCAAGGTCACCGGCACGACCTGGCAGGACTTCACGCGCGGCAAGGGCGTCGGCACCCTGGGCGCTCCGGACGCGTCCGAGCTGGGCTATCCCGGTATGCGGATCGAGGCGGTCAAGGACGGCCGGGTCGTCGCCTCGGCCACCGCCGCCGACGACGGGACCTTCACTCTCCCGGCCGCCGCGGACGGAGCCCTGCTGCGCCTGCCCGGGGACAACTTCAAGCAGCCGTACAACGGCCTGGACTGGCTGGGCCCGTCCCTGGTCACGCCCGCTGTGATCGGTTCGTACATCTGGATGTGGGCCGGCTTCGCGATGGTGCTGATCGCCGCCGGGCTGGCCGGGATGCCGCGCGAACTGCTGGAGGCCGCGCGGGTCGACGGCGCCAACGAGTGGCAGGTGTTCCGCAGGGTCACGGTCCCGCTGCTGGCGCCGGTCCTGGCCGTGGTCGCCGTGACCCTGATGATCAACGTCCTGAAGGTCTTCGACCTGGTCTTCATCATCGCCCCGGGCTCCTCCCAGGACGACGCGAACGTGCTCGCCCTGGAGCTGTACCGCAAGGGCTTCTCCGAGGACCAGCCGGGCGTCGCCAGCGCGATCGCGGTGTTCCTGCTGCTGCTGGTGATCCCGGTGATGTGGTTCAACATCCGCAGGCTCAGGCGGGAGGCGCGGCGATGA
- a CDS encoding ABC transporter substrate-binding protein — MHSRSHTTSRTSTRRAARAAAAALAGALAFSLTACGGDDDSGGNEGGGGNETAETVTLPELDGETLEVAAVWTGPEQANFKKVLAEFEKRTGAKVTFVPAQDPIINFLGSKIAGGAPPDIAMLPQVGAIQQAVDKGWAKPLGAEVQEQLTKNYSQGWQDLGTVDGKQYGVYYKAANKSLIWYNAQVFENAGAEEPKTWDDLLGTAQTVYDSGVTPFSIGGADGWTLTDWFENVYLSQAGPEKYDQLAKHEIKWTDPSVTEALTTLAEIWGKKDYIAGGASGALQTEFPASVTQTFTGGDQPKAGMVYEGDFVQVNIAETDAEVGTDAKVFAFPAVGDTAPVVSGGDAAVILEDSEAAQALATFLASPDAAAIQAKLGGYLSPNKNVDASAYPNEVQRAMAKSLVAAGDDFRFDMSDQAPQAFGGTPGKGEWKALQDFLKNPEDIEGTQEQLEADAAAAYGN; from the coding sequence ATGCACAGCAGGAGTCACACCACCAGCCGGACATCGACACGCAGGGCCGCTCGGGCCGCCGCCGCGGCACTCGCGGGAGCGCTCGCCTTCTCGCTCACCGCCTGCGGAGGCGACGACGACAGCGGCGGAAACGAAGGCGGCGGCGGGAACGAGACCGCCGAGACCGTCACCCTCCCCGAACTGGACGGCGAGACCCTGGAGGTCGCCGCCGTCTGGACCGGCCCGGAGCAGGCCAACTTCAAGAAGGTCCTGGCCGAGTTCGAGAAGCGCACGGGCGCCAAGGTCACCTTCGTCCCCGCACAGGACCCGATCATCAACTTCCTCGGCTCGAAGATCGCGGGCGGCGCGCCGCCGGACATCGCGATGCTCCCCCAGGTCGGCGCCATCCAGCAGGCCGTCGACAAGGGCTGGGCCAAGCCGCTCGGAGCCGAGGTCCAGGAGCAGCTGACCAAGAACTACTCCCAGGGCTGGCAGGACCTCGGCACGGTCGACGGCAAGCAGTACGGCGTCTACTACAAGGCCGCCAACAAGTCGCTGATCTGGTACAACGCACAGGTCTTCGAGAACGCGGGCGCCGAGGAGCCCAAGACCTGGGACGACCTGCTCGGCACCGCGCAGACCGTCTACGACTCCGGTGTCACCCCGTTCTCGATCGGCGGCGCGGACGGCTGGACGCTGACCGACTGGTTCGAGAACGTCTACCTCTCGCAGGCGGGCCCGGAGAAGTACGACCAGCTCGCCAAGCACGAGATCAAGTGGACGGATCCCTCCGTCACGGAGGCGCTGACCACGCTCGCGGAGATCTGGGGCAAGAAGGACTACATCGCGGGCGGCGCGTCGGGCGCCCTCCAGACGGAGTTCCCGGCCTCGGTGACGCAGACCTTCACGGGCGGCGACCAGCCGAAGGCCGGCATGGTCTACGAGGGCGACTTCGTGCAGGTCAACATCGCGGAGACGGACGCGGAGGTGGGCACGGACGCCAAGGTGTTCGCGTTCCCGGCGGTCGGCGACACCGCGCCGGTGGTCTCCGGCGGTGACGCCGCCGTCATCCTGGAGGACTCCGAGGCGGCGCAGGCGCTGGCCACCTTCCTGGCCTCCCCGGACGCGGCGGCGATCCAGGCGAAGCTCGGCGGATACCTGTCGCCGAACAAGAACGTGGACGCGTCGGCGTATCCGAACGAGGTCCAGCGGGCGATGGCCAAGTCGCTGGTCGCGGCCGGCGACGACTTCCGCTTCGACATGTCCGACCAGGCCCCGCAGGCCTTCGGCGGCACCCCCGGCAAGGGCGAGTGGAAGGCACTCCAGGACTTCCTGAAGAACCCCGAGGACATCGAGGGAACGCAGGAACAGCTGGAGGCCGACGCGGCCGCGGCCTACGGGAACTAG
- a CDS encoding helix-turn-helix domain-containing protein, whose amino-acid sequence MTTTGVRSASMIRRARVLLALDTSAGEVAPRAVIAERVGVSCDSVRLISKRYAETGGDVWATVGRKERALPPVPSSVTGEVEARLIALACSKPPEGHARWSLRLLEKHVALAEDIPDLDHSTIGRVLKKRNCALT is encoded by the coding sequence GTGACGACGACGGGGGTCCGCAGCGCGTCGATGATCAGGCGGGCGCGGGTGCTGCTCGCGTTGGACACCTCGGCCGGTGAGGTCGCTCCGCGGGCGGTGATCGCGGAGCGGGTCGGGGTCTCGTGCGATTCGGTCCGCCTGATCTCGAAGCGGTACGCGGAGACCGGGGGCGATGTGTGGGCCACGGTCGGCCGGAAGGAACGCGCACTGCCGCCGGTGCCCTCCTCGGTGACCGGCGAGGTCGAGGCAAGGCTGATTGCGCTGGCCTGCTCGAAGCCGCCCGAAGGACACGCCCGCTGGTCGCTGCGCCTGCTGGAGAAGCACGTCGCGCTGGCTGAGGACATCCCGGATCTGGACCACTCCACGATCGGGCGGGTCTTAAAAAAACGGAACTGCGCCCTCACGTGA
- a CDS encoding IS630 family transposase, which produces MKKCWTIPPAANAAFAAAMEDVLAVYRRPFDPARPVVCMDEKPYQLLGHVRDPLPARPGRDRREDNEYVRSGTCSIFCWVEPLRGWRRVDAQSRRTRVDWAHQVEHLLTVDYPDAATVVLVMDNLNTHTTASLYEAFDPAKAFALAQRLEIHHTPKHGSWLNIAEIELSALTRQCLDRRINDLTVLNTELAAWQQHTNSNQRQVDWHFTTDDARVKLRHLYPTTQRN; this is translated from the coding sequence GTGAAGAAGTGCTGGACCATCCCGCCGGCCGCGAACGCGGCCTTCGCCGCGGCGATGGAGGACGTCCTGGCGGTCTACCGCCGACCCTTCGACCCGGCGCGCCCCGTGGTGTGCATGGACGAGAAGCCGTACCAGCTGCTCGGCCACGTCCGCGATCCGCTTCCCGCGAGGCCGGGCCGTGACCGGCGCGAGGACAACGAGTACGTCCGCTCGGGGACCTGCTCGATCTTCTGCTGGGTCGAGCCGCTGCGCGGATGGCGGCGCGTGGACGCGCAGTCCCGCCGGACCAGGGTCGACTGGGCGCACCAGGTCGAACACCTGCTGACCGTGGACTATCCCGACGCCGCCACGGTCGTGCTGGTGATGGACAACCTCAACACCCACACCACCGCCTCGCTCTACGAGGCGTTCGACCCGGCAAAGGCCTTCGCGCTGGCCCAGCGCCTGGAGATCCACCACACCCCCAAACACGGGTCCTGGCTCAACATCGCCGAGATCGAGCTTTCCGCGCTCACCCGCCAGTGCCTGGACCGCCGCATCAACGACCTCACCGTGCTCAACACCGAACTCGCCGCCTGGCAGCAGCACACCAACAGCAACCAGCGCCAAGTCGACTGGCACTTCACCACCGACGACGCACGCGTGAAACTACGCCACCTCTACCCAACCACACAGCGAAATTAA